In the genome of Megachile rotundata isolate GNS110a chromosome 16, iyMegRotu1, whole genome shotgun sequence, the window CGCGGTCGCCGAATTAGGATCGAACGAGTTCCATTAGTAGCGAGACGTTTTGGTCGAGTTTCGAGTCCGATCGCGTCGATAATACAGATAGGGATCGAGCAACGTTCGCGGTAATCGATTCCGCGCCCCGATCCGTATCGTTGCTCAAAAGTTGCCGCACTCGCTCTTCGCGTTCTTCAGGATGGCTCCTCCGAACACGCGAACTGGAGTCCTGCTCCAGGAAATGAGCATCAACGAGCCGCCTATGAACGGACTTCCTCTGCCGATCTCGCAGCGAACGTACGACAATTTGACTAATCGTAAGCCGAGCGGTTCCTCGCTCGTCTCCGCTCCGCCGATCCACGCCGGGCTCGAGATCGTTCTCGTTCCAGAAGCGGGCTGGTCGCTCACGGTGCGATTCGTCGGTCGCAACGGTGATGTCCGAAAACCGTCGGCGTATCGAGGACCTCGCAAGCGGTCAAGATTCGGGAAGAACACTCGCAGTGTCCGCGACCCCTGACCGATACCGTGTTGCGGCGGTTTAGTCGAAATGCTCGGAAACGAAGCTCGGTTGCCGTAACTTGGGTAGCCACTGCCGGAAGGTAGAGCAATCGGATTGCGGCCGCTTTCCGTTCCGTAGCCCCGCGCCGAGGGATCGAAAGCGGAGGCCAGCAACAGATTAAAGCCCAGAACCGATCCCTCGATGCCTTCTTCGAGCCCCTTGTCGAAATCCGTGTACTCCTGCCCGAGCACGATGTCGCCCCCGCTCGGTATCACGTGGCCTACCGTCTGAAATTCGAacgttttttaatttcgttCGTTCTGTTACCGATCCGCGATCTTACCTCGTCCGATTGGCCGCGAGCCCACAGTTGTCCGTTGATCCACAAACCGTACAGGCCGACCCGATTTTCCCAGCTCAGGCACACGTGGTACCAACGCTTCTCGCGTATCTCGGTCGCCGACGCGACCACCTGCTTCCCTCCGATTTCTAAGTGGACGCTTCTTCCCTTCGGCGATATCCACGATCGGACCAACCGTTCGCGTTCGTTTTCTGTCATAGAAGAACGTTTGGATCACCGTAGTCGAGAAACAAATTAAATCGGCGAGGGTACTTACTCGAATAAGAGAATATGGAATGGGGGTGAGTGAGGTCGTTGGACTGGACCCACAGGCAGAAGGTGAACTCTGTGATCTCCGGCACGGGTAGTTCCCAGCGTAGAAACTGTAAAAATCGTCCGTTCTCGTTAACGATCCGTGTGATCCTATTGACCAATTAAGTCTCGCGCGCTGAACGGCTACGTTAGGTACACGTAGATCAGGGCGGCAGCTAATAGCGAATCATCGTGATTTGGCACAAAACAAACGAATAGAAAGCAACCGGACAATCGTTGGCGAGTGACGAATTCGTTTCAAGGACTCGCTCAATAGCCGAACGATTGTTCTTTTTTCGAGCGTTCGGACGTCGTTAGAATCAGGCCGTGCGAACTTTCTCACCTGAATGTATCCCTTCTGAGTGAGTTGGGCCATGTGCATGGGCGTCTGAATTTTTCCGTGGCACGGACAAATCGCCGAACCGAGGAGCATCAGACAAGCGAGAAAGAACGCGTCGCGTCGAAGAAAATCATTCGTTGACCCTTCCATCGACACCGGATCTCGTAGGCGTGTTCCCTTTTCTCGTCGTTCTCTTTCGATTCGGCGATTTCGCTCGTTCGAATCGTCGTTCGCTGTCGTCTAATTCTTACCGTCACAAGTCGGCGGTAATCGCAAAATTATTCGAATGATCGCGTGTTCGAGAAGCGTGTTGCGAGCAGCGCGCGCGAGTAAACGACACTAAGCAAAGCCGGTGCCGAAGCCGGCGAGCACGGCTCCGCGAGCACTTTGAACGAGGAAGAGGGAGGAGTAACTTGCCCCTGATACCGCTTTGACGACTACCGTTTGCTCGTCCGTCCAGAACTCGCCTTCCCTCTCTCCGTGCCACCTTCCTTCCTGTACGCACTACTTCCGGAAATGCTGGTAAATACGATTCGCGCGAACGCACCGCTCGAATCGGCGTAGCCCCGCGCAGAGCGATTACCGTGACCGAGGCCTCGGCCGGGTACACGATAACGATTCGTTACGAGATAATGAAACGAAAAGCGGTTCGACCGGATCGCTTTCGAACACGCGAGAGTCTTCTAGCTCGGATGCGGGGAACTTTTAGCgatttccctttttttttctctctttttgaCGATACCAGAGATTCT includes:
- the LOC105661903 gene encoding uncharacterized protein LOC105661903 encodes the protein MEGSTNDFLRRDAFFLACLMLLGSAICPCHGKIQTPMHMAQLTQKGYIQFLRWELPVPEITEFTFCLWVQSNDLTHPHSIFSYSKNERERLVRSWISPKGRSVHLEIGGKQVVASATEIREKRWYHVCLSWENRVGLYGLWINGQLWARGQSDETVGHVIPSGGDIVLGQEYTDFDKGLEEGIEGSVLGFNLLLASAFDPSARGYGTESGRNPIALPSGSGYPSYGNRASFPSISTKPPQHGIGQGSRTLRVFFPNLDRLRGPRYADGFRTSPLRPTNRTVSDQPASGTRTISSPAWIGGAETSEEPLGLRLVKLSYVRCEIGRGSPFIGGSLMLISWSRTPVRVFGGAILKNAKSECGNF